A region of Malaclemys terrapin pileata isolate rMalTer1 chromosome 5, rMalTer1.hap1, whole genome shotgun sequence DNA encodes the following proteins:
- the LOC128838634 gene encoding uncharacterized protein LOC128838634 yields the protein MQSSPAVMAVQSQNRKRAPAWTDREVLDLIAVWGDESVLSQLRSKRRNAKIYEKISKDMAERGYSRDVTQCRVKIKELRQGYQKTKEANGRSGSHPQTSRFYEALHSILGAAATTTPPVTVDSEDGIVSMAGSSDMLADGEDEEGDEEDEAVDSAHNADFPDSQDLFITLTEIPYQPSPAVTPDTESGEGSATPSATVSQPSLSSHSQRLARIRHKKKRTREDMFSELIACSRAQAAQQTQWRENLTRMHQANMDREERWHQEDQQATQTLLGLMREQTDTLRRLVDVLQERRQEDRAPLQSISNRPPPPPSPILPSPKVHRRRGGRVPANSHSTPAESSSSRRLSFPKI from the exons atgcagagctctccagcagtgatggccgtgcaatctcagaatagaaagagggccccagcatggactgatcgggaagtcttggatctcatcgctgtgtggggcgatgagtccgtgctttcccaGCTgagatccaaaagacggaatgcaaagatctacgagaagatctctaaagacatggcagagagaggatacagccgggatgtaacgcagtgccgcgtgaaaatcaaggagctgagacaaggctaccagaagaccaaagaggcaaacggacgctccggatcccatccccagacatcccgtttctacgaggcactgcattccatcctcggtgcggccgccaccactaccccaccagtgaccgtggactctgaggatgggatagtgtccatggctggatcctcggacatgttagcggacggggaagatgaggaaggagatgaggaggacgaggcagtcgacagcgctcacaacgctgatttccccgacagccaggatctcttcatcacccttacagagatcccctaccaaccctccccagccgttaccccggacacagaatctggggaaggatcagcca ccccatctgcgactgtctcacaacctagcctgtcatcacactcccagaggctagcgcggattaggcataagaagaagaggacacgggaggacatgttctcggagcttatagcctgctccagagcccaggcagcacagcagacccagtggcgggagaacttgacccgaatgcaccaagccaacatggatcgggaggagaggtggcatcaggaagaccagcaggcgactcaaaccctgcttggactaatgagggagcaaacggacacgctccggcgccttgtggatgttctgcaggaacggaggcaggaggacagagccccgctgcagtccatctctaaccgccctcccccgccaccaagtcccatactcccctcacccaaagtgcacagaaggagaggcggcagagtccctgctaactctcactccacccctgcagagagctcgagcagcagaaggctctcattccccaaaatttga
- the LOC128838633 gene encoding uncharacterized protein LOC128838633, whose product MQSSPAVMAVQSQNRKRAPAWTDREVLDLIAVWGDESVLSELRSKRRNAKIYEKISKDMAERGYSRDVTQCRVKIKELRQGYQKTKEANGRSGSHPQTSRFYEALHSILGAAATTTPPVTVDSEDGIVSTAGSSDMLADGEDEEGDEEDEAVDSAHNADFPDSQDLFITLTEIPYQSSPAVTPDTESGEGSATPSATVSQPSLSSHSQRLARIRHKKKRTREDMFSELIACSRAQAAQQTQWRENLTRMHQANMDREERWSQEDQQATQTLLGLMREQTDTLRRLVDVLQERRQEDRAPLQSISNRPPPPPSPILPSPKVHRRRGGRVPANSHSTPAESSSSRRLSFPKI is encoded by the exons atgcagagctctccagcagtgatggccgtgcaatctcagaatagaaagagggccccagcatggactgatcgggaagtcttggatctcatcgctgtgtggggcgatgagtccgtgctttccgagctgcgatccaaaagacggaatgcaaagatctacgagaagatctctaaagacatggcagagagaggatacagccgggatgtaacgcagtgccgcgtgaaaatcaaggagctgagacaaggctaccagaagaccaaagaggcaaacggacgctccggatcccatccccagacatcccgtttctacgaggcactgcattccatcctcggtgcggccgccaccactaccccaccagtgaccgtggactctgaggatgggatagtgtccacggccggatcctcggacatgttagcggacggggaagatgaggaaggagatgaggaggacgaggcagtcgacagcgctcacaacgctgatttccccgacagccaggatctcttcatcacccttacagagatcccctaccaatcctccccagccgttaccccggacacagaatctggggaaggatcagcca ccccatctgcgactgtctcacaacctagcctgtcatcacactcccagaggctagcgcggattaggcataagaagaagaggacacgggaggacatgttctcggagcttatagcctgctccagagcccaggcagcacagcagacccagtggcgggagaacttgacccgaatgcaccaagccaacatggatcgggaggagaggtggagtcaggaagaccagcaggcgactcaaaccctgcttggactaatgagggagcaaacggacactctccggcgccttgtggatgttctgcaggaacggaggcaggaggacagagccccgctgcagtccatctctaaccgccctcccccgccaccaagtcccatactcccctcacccaaagtgcacagaaggagaggcggcagagtccctgctaactctcactccacccctgcagagagctcgagcagcagaaggctctcattccccaaaatttga